Proteins from a genomic interval of Denticeps clupeoides chromosome 20, fDenClu1.1, whole genome shotgun sequence:
- the LOC114770617 gene encoding major histocompatibility complex class I-related gene protein-like, translating to MVGHFDTRTDRFEFKEERVKELGKQSGCILNDETGATEGYIQFGYDGEDFMSLDLKNLSWIAATRQAEIIKKKWNKADDDFWKKYLTDECVVWIKKSVMYGNMSLERKVPPQVSLLQTVPSSPVVCHATGFYPEKVNISWQKDGQDLDEDVDVGETLSNHDRTFQKRAELTVTPDVWKKNQFSCVVE from the exons ATGGTTGGACACTTCGACACCAGGACCGACCGGTTTGAGTTCAAAGAGGAACGGGTGAAAGAGCTGGGCAAGCA GTCTGGCTGTATTTTGAATGATGAGACTGGAGCTACAGAAGGGTACATTCAGTTTGGTTATGATGGAGAAGATTTCATGTCACTGGACTTGAAGAACCTTTCTTGGATTGCTGCTACACGACAAGCTGAAAtcattaaaaagaaatggaacAAAGCTGATGATGACTTCTGGAAGAAATACCTGACTGATGAATGTGTTGTGTGGATAAAGAAGTCTGTGATGTATGGAAACATGagtctggagagaaaag tccctcctcaggtgtctctgctgcagacagtcccctcctctccagtggtctgtcacgctacaggtttctaccctgagAAGGTGAAcatcagctggcagaaagatgggCAGGACCTggatgaagatgtagatgttggtgagacgttgTCCAACCATgacagaaccttccagaaacgtgcagaactcacagtgacccctgatgtgtggaagaagaaccagttctcctgtgtggtggag